The stretch of DNA GCACCCTGATATTTTTGTCATCTCAACTTAAACACTTAATAAGCGCCTTTTTTGGCCAAAACTACCCAAATAGTCAGGAAAATCAAATAAAGATCGTAAGTAACAGACCATTTACGCTGATAATCAACATCCATCCGCACGATATCTTCAAAGTCTGTCACTGTCGATCGACCATTTGCTTGCCATTCACCTGTAATCCCAGGTTTAACTTGTAATCTTTCCCAGTGGTGTTTTTCATATTTTTCGACTTCATCAATTGTTGGCGGACGAGTTCCCACTAAACTCATATCTCCGAGTAAAACATTCCAAAATTGGGGTAATTCATCTAAGCTAGTCCGGCGCAGGAAATGACCCACTCTGGTGATGCGGGGGTCACGATCGTTTTTGAAAATGTGTCCCTTAGCTTGGTTTTTCACTAAATGCTTCAGGCTTTCTGCTTGAACTACCATTGAACGGAATTTCCAGATGCGGAATTTTTGACCGTTCAAACCACAACGCATTTGACTGTAAAAGATCGGTCCCGGATTATCAAACTGAGTAGCGATCGCCACAGGTACAAACACTATAGCAGTAATTAATAATCCGATAATTGCCCCCAATATATCAAGTAATCGCTTGGTTCTACTAGTTACCGAAGGATGCAATTGTTTATAGAAATTAATCTGATAATTCCTACTTTGACTCTTGGAATTAACAACTATATTAGATAAGCGATCGGAGGTAATCATATTTTTCACCAACAAGCGTCAAACTTTAAGATCCTTCTATAACAGTTAATATAACCATGCACCTCCCCAAATGAGAGTCGGAAAACTACTGACTTTACTAAATCTTTCAAATACAAACCAGAGTTTTAAGCTTTTGTATTGTTACGTAGTCTTTTTCTAAACGTTTTTTTGCTGAAATGCTTAATGTGATTCATCAAAACCACACAAACTACCCATATCAACATATAGTTTTAACTTTTTATCTCTTATTCTCTGTGGCAAGATTACGTACTAATTTAGTAACACAAATTGCATTTTATTTTACTGTTCTACGGTTGCCAACCAATAAATTGTGTATGGTTCTGTCAA from Phormidium ambiguum IAM M-71 encodes:
- a CDS encoding sugar transferase, yielding MITSDRLSNIVVNSKSQSRNYQINFYKQLHPSVTSRTKRLLDILGAIIGLLITAIVFVPVAIATQFDNPGPIFYSQMRCGLNGQKFRIWKFRSMVVQAESLKHLVKNQAKGHIFKNDRDPRITRVGHFLRRTSLDELPQFWNVLLGDMSLVGTRPPTIDEVEKYEKHHWERLQVKPGITGEWQANGRSTVTDFEDIVRMDVDYQRKWSVTYDLYLIFLTIWVVLAKKGAY